A region from the Serinibacter arcticus genome encodes:
- a CDS encoding ribose-phosphate diphosphokinase has translation MSGITTFGERRLVLISGRAHPELAERVASELGVDLVPTTAYDFASGEIYVRFAESVRGADAFVLQSHTAPINQWVMEHLLMVDALKRASVKQITAVMPFYPYARQDKKHRGREPISARLMADLFRTAGANRLMSVDLHAAQTQGFFDGPVDHLFAMPTLVDYVRTRVDLSNVVVVSPDAGRIRVAEQWAAKLGGCPLAFVHKTRDITRPNQSVANRVVGDVAGRDAVLVDDLIDTGGTIAEAVRVLKENGARNVTIVATHGVLSDPATRRLAECGAQEVVVTDTLPIPREKRFEGLTVLSIAPLLARAIREVFDEGSVTSLFDGNA, from the coding sequence ATGAGTGGCATCACAACGTTCGGAGAACGTCGACTCGTTCTCATCTCGGGCCGGGCCCACCCCGAGCTGGCCGAGCGTGTGGCCTCGGAGCTGGGTGTGGACCTCGTTCCGACGACCGCCTACGACTTCGCCTCGGGCGAGATCTACGTGCGGTTCGCGGAGAGCGTGCGCGGGGCCGACGCCTTCGTGCTCCAGAGCCACACCGCGCCGATCAACCAGTGGGTCATGGAGCACCTGCTCATGGTGGACGCGCTCAAGCGCGCGTCCGTCAAGCAGATCACCGCCGTGATGCCCTTCTACCCGTACGCGCGGCAGGACAAGAAGCACCGCGGCCGCGAGCCCATCTCGGCCCGCCTGATGGCCGATCTGTTCCGCACGGCCGGCGCGAACCGTCTGATGTCGGTCGACCTGCACGCGGCCCAGACCCAGGGCTTCTTCGACGGCCCCGTGGACCACCTGTTCGCGATGCCGACCCTCGTGGACTACGTCCGCACCCGCGTGGACCTGTCCAACGTCGTGGTCGTCTCGCCCGACGCCGGCCGGATCCGCGTCGCTGAGCAGTGGGCCGCGAAGCTCGGCGGCTGCCCGCTCGCGTTCGTGCACAAGACGCGCGACATCACGCGGCCGAACCAGTCCGTGGCCAACCGTGTGGTCGGTGACGTGGCCGGCCGCGACGCCGTCCTGGTCGACGACCTCATCGACACCGGCGGCACGATCGCCGAGGCGGTCCGGGTGCTCAAGGAGAACGGCGCCCGCAACGTCACCATCGTGGCGACGCACGGCGTGCTGTCCGACCCGGCCACCCGTCGCCTCGCGGAGTGCGGGGCGCAGGAGGTCGTCGTCACCGACACCCTCCCGATCCCGCGCGAGAAGCGGTTCGAGGGCCTGACCGTGCTGTCGATCGCGCCGCTGCTCGCCCGCGCCATCCGCGAGGTGTTCGACGAGGGCAGCGTCACCTCACTGTTCGACGGCAACGCCTGA